The sequence TTGCAGAACGAATGAAAGATATCAAGAATTTAGACCTCAATTTATTGAAGTTATTGAAAGCTGTGGTTGAGACAAAAAACACTCACACAGCAGCCAGCCAGTTAGGAATATCACAAACCAGCGTAAGCCGCGGTCTTGCAAAGTTAAGAGAAGTGTTTGGTGACCAACTCTTTATCCGTAAAGCCCATGGTGTAGAGCCATCTGAACTGGCAGAGAAGCTAGCCGAAGCGGCAGATTCTATGTACTCACCTATTGAAAAAGTGGTCGAGTCTTATCAAAACTTTGACCCTCTTGAATTTGAGGGCGATGTAACGATCGCTATGCAAATCTATTTCATTGAAACGTATGGTGTTGGCATTTTTGAAGTGTTACGTGAAGCATTGCCAAAAGCGCGTTTTCACTTTATCTATTGGCAAGATGATTCACTTGGCGAAGTACTCAAGGGCAACATTGATTATTTGATCCAGTTTGATGCGTACCCATTACCCCAGGAAATTTACCAACATCACCTGCACCGTATTAAACTGAGTCTCATCGCTAGAGAAAATCACCCGACTTTATCGACTACCAGTGATTGGGAGGCGATTCATGAGCTGCCTGTGGTGCGAATTGTTTTTGATGGTATTAATACCAAGCGTGCCCCGATCGAAGATCTATATCGGGCTAAGGGGTATCAGGCAAACATTTCAATGACAACTCATAGTGTTAAAGTTCTACTTAATAAAATTGCCAATTCCGATGCAATATTGTTTGGCAGCAGCTATATGCTGGAGCTGCAAGATGGACTTGCTTCTTACCCTCTTCCAGCAATTCCTAAAGAGATGCAGCAGGCCAATATATGCGGCGGCTATTTACAAACTAAACGAGGTTATCCGTTAAATCAGTTACTCCATCAAGCCATGCAAACCTATTTTGATAGTGTGAGGCAACCAGAGTAGCTTGTGGGTGCGACTGTCTCGCTATAATTGAAAAACCATGATTCGCTATGAAAAAGCCCTCTGTGAAAGAGGGCTTTCTTCTAAAATATTGAGTTGAGTTAGTTTACCTCAGAGGCTGGGATTAGCTGGGTTTTGCTTGGTGCAACCTGATCAAACAACAAGAAGAAGTTGTTTACTCTATTATTGTCATCTGTCTTTACATCCTTGTGTTTAAGTAACTCGCCTAAGCTTATTTCACCCATAAAGTATTCCTGTAGTGGTCAACAAATTCCGGACACTAACTTAAGCCGATTTTCGGCAGTAACTGGCGATAGCCCATCATTTGCTTGATGAGGCCGTTGCCTATTGTAGTAATCCATCAAGTAATAGCTGATATCCTTCTTTGCCTGAGTTTGGGTCAGGTATCCAGTAGCTGGTATCCATTCGGTTTTTAAGCTTCTAAATAGCCTCTCCATAGGAGCATTATCCCAGCAGTTACCTCGACGACTCATGCTCTGAGTTATGCGATATCGCCAAAGCCTTTGACGGTATTTAAGGCTACTGTATTGGCTTCCTTGGTCTGAGTGGAACATCACGTTGCTAGGCCGTCCTCGTTGTTCCCAAGCCATATCCAAAGCTTTGCAAGTCAACTCTGCGTTGGGTTTGTCTGATAGCGCCCAACCCACTACTCTGCGACTAAATAAGTCGAGTACAACAGCCAGATAACTCCACTTTGAACCGGACTAAGATGTAAGTAATATCGCCACACCAAACGTCATTTGGAGTGGAAACTGAGAACTCACGCTTCAATCGATTGGGGATATCTGGTCGCTCTAGCTTAGCTTGCTTATAGCGATGCGAGCCTGGTTGTTTGCTCATCAGCCCGGCTTCTTGCATAAGCTTGCGTACTTTGAAGCGTCCGACATCGAAGCCTTCAGACTGCAGCATAGAAGCAAGAGTCCGACTTCCGGCAGAGCCACGACTCATGTTAAAGAGCTGCTTAACTCGGCTGACTAACCGAATACGATTGGCATCCGGCTTTCGTTGTTTAAACTCGTAGTAGCAGGAAGAAGCTACATCGAACAGCTCACAAAGAACTTTGACCGGTTCATGCTCCCTCAACTGGTCAATTAGCGAGAACGTTCGAGTTCGTCCGACATTAAGAGAGCTGTGGCCTTTTTTAGTATGGATTTTTCTCTTTCCAAGCGATTAATCCTAGCTTCTAACTCTTGGATCTTCTGCTGTTCTGGCGTTAGAGCTTTAACCGCTGGCGTTTCTCCGCCGCGCTCAATCTTTAGTTGATCTACCCAGCGTCGTAAGGCCGTATCGCCGATATCTAAGGATCGTGCCGCCTCAGATATTGAGTAACCTTGATCAAGAACCAAGCTTGCGGCATCTACTTTGAACTCAGGAGAAAATGTACGTCGTTGTCGTTTTGTCATTGAACACCTCATTTACGGTGGAGACTTTACCACCTAATTTGGTGTCCGGGATCATTAAACCACTACATCCCCCCAGGCACGTTTTGTTAGGGCAAGATTAGTGTCAGGTGCTCGGGCGTATTGGTTGATATCGGAGACAAATTCAGCAACGCCGCTGCGCACGTGCAAACCCATCGTGGGCGCATCACTATCGTTGAAAGTAATGGCAATCATTTGGTCTTCACCGTAGCTTACTCGAGGATCGAGGCGTACACGATATTGGTTAACATACGTGTCGGCAGGTGAGTCAATGACAGACTCCACACCAGTAAAGGCGATTTGTGGTATTTGGAGTTTATCTTCAAGCTGCAGAGCGCGGGTCAGATACCAAGAACGAGGAATAGTGGCTTCGGTTCGATAGCCCATCTGACGAAGGGCATCAGCTAGCAATTGATTGGCCTCTGTATCGTTGGGAACGACTTTGACTAAGTATCCACCCAGTTCTGCTGCCCAGGCAAACTCCTGGTTGGCTAGAACTTCTCTTAGCTCCAGTTTTACTGCATCGACACCACCAAAGCCTTCAACAATCTTGCCTGCTTGCACATCAGGTGCGACACGATTTAAGTTCTCCGCGTCGCGCCCAAACCACCCCATAGCATATTGGTAAATGTATTTCGGGTAGTAGGAAAACTCGCCATAGCTCATCTGATTGTGTGGCAACTCAGCGAGATCCTTGGGTAGTTGTACCCAGTAGCGCAGCTCTTCAGGAGTTTTACCGAGCAAAATACCCCGTAGCGTTTGATCGTACAGGTACATGATGGCATCGTAGTAGCCATTCAATGCGGTTTGAATCTCTTCCTTGCCACTGATGTGCATAGTGTGAGTGTTTATCAAATGTTCTGGCTCTAGACTGCGAATAAATTGAATACCTGCCGCCCACTCGGTAGGGTCACGGTACACAGAGCCTCGGAGCGTATAAAAGTTAGGGAACGTTGGCCATAGGTGATTATTGAGTACAGTTTGTGACTCAGGAAGATAGACAATGACTTGATCATTGCTGTCACTGTCAAAGTCAGTAAAGAACACCATTTCAATGTCATCAATGACCATAGTTTGGCCATGTTCAACGGGTGTATTTACCGGAACAAAGCCTTTGGTTCGGCCAAGCGGTGACGGCGCTTGGCCATCAGGCCCTAGTTCTGGAAGCAGAGCAGAGAACTGTTCCAATGTGCGAGCGTAGAGTGAAGGTGCTAACTCTGGGATTGCAGCACCGAGCCCACTACTTTGGGTGATATTTTTATTCAGGTCTGGATGGCCGATTACTTTTAGGTCATCACCATACTTTGCTTTGATTACTTCGGTACCAAATGCATAGTGTGAATGACTATAAATGACCGTTTTAATTGGTTTATCACTGATGTTGTTTCGAACCAATTCGATGACTTCTAGCGCTTCTTCTACATCATCCCCGGTATCAAATAAAATGAGCTCATTTGGACCTTCGATCACCGCCTTGTAGCCAAAGTGGTATCCGACAATAGCCCAAACTCCAGGTGTTACTTCCTTGATGTATGCCTCTGATGGCTGGGTTTTAGCAACACTATCTAACAAGGAAGCATTGACTATTGCTCCATTCGGATATTGGCTCAATGTGATTTCGGCGCCGCTATAAACCGCTTGTGGTTGAGTAAAGTTTGCAGCATGCACTACACCAATGGGGGCGATTAAACTCACACCGACAATAAAGTATTTAGTTAGTGATTTTGAATTTATGTTCACAGATGACTCCTGAGGTAATCTCTATTGTTAAGGGAGGCCTTCTGCGACTCATCAAGAGCGGTGCTCTTGTTTGTGAACGCACAGAAGGACTTTATTGATTGCTAGATTAATCCTCAAAGAAAAGCATATCGATGAATTAGAGAAATTCATCGATGCATCAAATTTATGCTCCATCTTTTCTGGTTGCTGCAGTTTTGGCAGGAAACACAGTACTATTCTTTATTTCGTATTTATACTCGTAACTGAAGTCAGGGAAGGGGTAATTGTTGGTGTCATGCCACTGACTGATGGTCTGTTCCGCTTTCTCCTTGAGTTCACTATCTGTTGCCGCGAGTTTACCAGCAAGCTGATATTGGTTGGAGAAAGCGAGCTGAGCCCCAACCGCGTCAATTTGCTGCGTAACTAGGAAGAGAATATCTTCTTGTATCGATAAGAACTCTTCGTTGTCTCTGCAGCGGATGTAGCACACTAGGTTGATAAGTAGGGCAAATTCACCTACGCCACAGAATCTCACACGTATTGGTTCTTCTTCTGTTTCTGGATGCTGAAGAAGCAGTCGTCGAATACTAACAATAAGAACTTTAAGCTGTGACTGACTGAGCTCGGGGCGCACTCGTAATGTATGCTCCATACGCCGTTTATCGCGTCGTTCTAAGTTATCAATCTCCATGTTGGCAAATTCTGAGTTGGGGATGGTAATTAGGGAGCGCTCTAATGTGCGTATGCGAGTCGAGCGTAGGCCGATGCTTTCTATGGTTCCTAATTTGTCACCGTAGCGACATAACTCACCAATCTTTATTCCACCATCAGCGTAGAGCGTTAGACCGTTAATGACATTTTCAAGTACAGGTCGAATAGCTAAAGCGACAGCCAAACCACCCACACCAATACCCGCTAAAAGTGGTGAGATAGAAAATCCCATATACTCGATGACGTAAATACCCAATATGACAATGGTGAGTCCACCAAATATACGCGATAAGACGGTAATTAGGGATGAATCAACATTCTTCCCATTATGTTTGTTGTATGCATAGAGGGCGGCAAAGTATTTAAACAGTGCCATGATTAGCCATGAGGTGAAGTAGAACTGGGCTAAAAAGAAACACGTTGTTAGAAACTGATAGAACCCACCTGTTAACCATATACCTTGATCAATAACTTGGCGGGTAATAAATAGAATGAAGCCACAGCTGACGAGTGAAATCAGTTTTCCCACCTTCCACTTAATGTTCTTTTGCTCCCAATGTTGGTTCCACTTCCTACCGAGATAGATACTTAACTTCAGTGCGGTGAAACAAATAATGAGTACAGAGAACACAGCGACCCATTGCCACAAGGGGATCGGGCCGTAAAGTTGATGAGCAGAGTAAGGTAAACGCTCTATGAATGCCTTTGAAAGCAAAGGGCCTGGTGAGTGTATGAAGCTTTGATAATAGTTTGGCCTATCAGGCAAAGCGTAGGTGATAGGCTCCATGATTCGATACCAACGTGGTAACTGTTGTATCGTGATAGGTGAAAATACATATTGGCCCGCACGCTCTCCAGAATCGATTTTAATCAATGAGATATCGGTATTTTTGAAGCGCCAGTATTCATTACTAGTATCGTCAGGAAGTTGATCGAAAACATCTTCGTTAAATCTGTCTAGCACCTCTCTTAGTAATAAGATCCGCTCCATGACAACAACTTGTCGTGTTCGATTAGGCACCATAGACAAGTCCATTGTACGTATGACTTGAGCCAGAGCACGATCAGCCTCGTTGGTTCTTAACTTTTCCTGTTGCCAGTAGTTAATTAATTCGTTGGACGCGGAGAGAAAGCTTTCAACAGTGGCTTTGGGCGAAGCTGTGTTGGCAAGTTCAGGGTGCTTGTGTGCAAAAGCCTGATTACTCCCAATAAGCAACAGTAATATCAAGATCCAAACTAGTCGTGGTGAAAGGGACATAACGTGTTCCTGCTAGTGACGTTCAAAACCCAAAAACTGGAGCAGGAAGGTCTGCTCCAGTTAGCGCAAGGCTATTAAGTTACTTTAGGTGATTTTCGAAAAAGCGCGAGAGCTCTGCCATCGCATCATCTGACTCAGGGAAGTCATGGATTAATCCCTGAATGTAGTCACCATGTGATTGACCGTCATAGATGTGGAGTTCTGCATCGACATTGTTAGCTCGCAAAGTACGGTGCATTCGGACTGTGTCACTGAGCAGTAGATCTCGTGTACCTGAAATTAAGATAGTAGGTGGAAAGTCATGGACATCACCATAGACTGGCGATAGCAGTGGGTTATCTAGGGGCGTTTCACCGGCGTAGACATCAAAGGCCGCCTCAATAAGTCCATCACGAGAGCCTAATGGATCTAGGCCTTGTAACGTAATCCATGAATCCGACGTCTCTTTTAGGTCAGTGGCCGGTGTGCCAGCAAACAGAGCGCCTGGCAGTGGTAGCTCGAGCTCTTTGAGTTTGAGTGTTGTTGCTAGTGTGAGGTTTCCTCCAGCACTAGTACCAAAGATAGCGGTCTTTTCTGCAGGTTGAGTTTTCATGAGTTCCTTCCATACCGCAACCGCATCATCGATAGCTGCAGGGAAAGGGTGCTCTGGTGGTTGACGGTAATTGACAGAAATGACCTTAGCATTTAGCCCGTCAGCCATCCAAATGGCTTCGCGTAAAGCTGCATCGTCGCCACCGAATACAAATGCACCACCATGAATGTGCACTAGCCAGCGATCTTGATATTGAGAGTCAACATTTTTAGGGGTTACAAAGTAGGTATCAACGCCAGCAAAAGATTTTCTTTCGTAGTTAACACCAAGTCTTTCTGCCGCTTCAATAGCGACTTTAGCTTGTGGCGCATCAAACATTTCACGGGCAGTAAGCCATTCTTCTGTTGTAGAGGGCGTCGGAATGCCCATTGAATACACTTTCTGATCCACAATGGCGGCAAAACTACTGGAGACGCCAGCTGGTGTTGGAACTTGGCGCTTTTCCATAGTGACACTTGCAACAGCAGATGCGGTCATTAGTCCAGCAAGAGATAGGGTAGTAACGGTTTTTGTGACGTATCTTTTCATCATGTTCCACTCAATATAGTTTGTTTGATTTGTTGAGTGTTATTTTTCACATTAATTGGTGTTCTGGCGACGAATTAGAGAAATTCAGTTTTGCCTTTGATCTCAATCCAAAAGAGAATTTCTCAAATTCGTCCAACTTCAACGTGAGGTCTGATATAACAAACCTATCTTTTATCACAGAGATTATTCAATGAAGTATCTAGCCCTTATATTAACGTTTAGTAGCTATCTCGTATTCTTCTTCTTCCTTGCTACTCGTATGACGAGTTGATGTAACTCTAGTGAAAGGTGTGAGTCTTATGGAAGTAAAAAGGGTGGATTCAAGCTTTAGTTATTAAAAAATAAAGATTTTTAATTTTTGAGTGGAACTTTTATGATTGTCGCACTTACTGTCTGAAATCAGGTATTTCTATTGTATGAGTGACGGATCACACCCTCAGCATACAACTGGTTGACACTCGTTAATTGGCGTAAATTTGATGCCGCGTTCAGAGCGAACTCACTGTTCAAACTTCAAGTTACTATTTAACCTTTTGGATCAACTCAGTTCGTCGATAGGAATTATAGAAATTCATATACAAATTTTGTGACAAACCAAATATGAATTTCTCAAAACCATAGTGAAAAGCAATAAAGAAACTAATATGGCTCGACAACCAACAGTTGGGTTTATCGATAGAATCTAAAGCGCCATCGATATCCTTTCGAAACCCTTAGGTTCAACTCTTACGTAAAGAATTACGGTGTTTATTTAACAAATAGACTCGGCGCTATTTATTTACTAATCAATAAGATGTAACCAACATGAAGTTAAAGCGTTCAACCGCACCCATAAATTATTCAGCTAAATGGAAAGTCATCGTTCTTGCACTGTCTGTCGCACTGATGCTGCTCAGCGCCCTACCTTCTGCATTTGGCGAACGTGAAGCTTTACACATTTCAAACCATACGCACTCGGCACGTCCAGATAACATCTATCGCTATTTAGTGGATAACGATATCGATGTTCACAGCGTTCATGAAGCAAACGATATGTTTGTCGTGACCTTTTCTTCAAGTGGGCAGCAAGCTCCAGCACAAACATTAATGTCTGAGTTTATTCAACCATCGGAGACCGTTGCCCTCACACTCGAACCTGCCGCGCCTTCTTGGCTAACCTCGCTTGGTTTTCAGCCGATCAAATTAGGGTTAGATCTTCGTGGTGGCGTTCAGTTTCTCTTAGACGTCGACCTCACCCCCGTTTTTAATGCTCACGCACAATCGGTGATCGACGATCTTCGCCAGGAATTTCGTGTACGCGCTAGTGTAGAAAGCGGTGAAGTGAATATTACTCAATATAACGAAGCACAATTGGGGGATATTCGAGCTCACTTAAGAACACAGCATCCTAATTGGACTCTGAGTCAATCGAGGGAGCGCTTAGTAATCTCAATGAATGAGGAGGAAAGGCGTTCAATTCGAACTCTCACCGTGACACAAAACCTTCAAACCATGCGAGGCCGTATCGAAGAGTTAGGGATCACGGAAGCCGTCGTTCAGCGCCAAGGTGAAAATCGAATTCGTATCGAACTACCGGGCGTCCAAGATCCAACTTCAGCAAAAAACATTATCGGCGCCACGGCATCATTAGCGTTCTATCATGTGGAACCGAATGCCAGCGCACGAACGAAAGTCGTCAATGACCAAGATGGTCGGCCTGTCCTTCTTCATAGAAACAGCATCTTAGGAGGCGAACATATTATTGATGCTCGTGCCAGCCTAGGAGAAATGGGCACACCTGAAGTTAATATTACGCTTAATAGCACGGGTGGACGACTGATGACTAATCACTCGCGCAGTAATATCGGCAATCCAATGGCGACTCTGTACAGCGAATACAGCCAGTCAGAGACAGGGCATTCCATTGAACAAAGCGAAGTCATCAGTGTTGCAACAATTCAGTCTACGCTGGGTAATCGCTTTCGAATCACTGGCGTAGGCTCGATGCAAGATGCGCAAGAACTTGCTCTTCTATTGAGAGCTGGCTCGCTGACAGCTCCAGTCACCATCGTTGAAGAAAGAACAATAGGGCCAACGCTAGGCGCTGAAAACGTCAAAAATGGGTTTGCGGCACTCGCCTTGGGGCTGGGTTTTACTTTGCTGTTCATCGCCTGTTGGTATCGACGCCTTGGTTGGGTTGCGAACACGGCACTGACGATCAACTTAGTGTGCCTGTTTGGTCTGTTAGCGCTCATTCCAGGAGCAGTGCTCACGCTTCCCGGCATCGCAGGGTTAGTACTCACCGTGGGGATGGCAGTCGACACCAACGTACTTATCTTTGAGCGCATCAAAGACAAAATGCGAGAAGGCAGAAACTTTGCTCAAGCCATAGACAGAGGTTTCGATAGTGCATTCTCTTCGATTTTTGATGCCAACCTCACCACCATGATCGTCGCCATTGCTTTATATGCAATCGGTAACGGTCCGATTCAAGGCTTTGCTATCACACTGGGGTTAGGACTATTAACTAGCTTGTTTACCGGCGTATTTGCGTCTCGAATTCTTATCAACTATTTGTGGGGAAGAGACACCTCACACGAGGTGAAGCTGTAATGACCAAATCAATTAACGTCACCAAAATACGTCAATTGATGACGATAATATCTCTGATTCTATTGACACTTTCCATTACTTCTATCGTCGCAAGGGGATTCAATTGGGGTCTCGATTTTACGGGAGGTGTAGTCGCCGATATTCAAACAAACCCGAGCGTATCTCAAGTTGTGCTCAAATCTCATCTCGACTCTGCATTGAGCCAAGACGTACAACTAACTGCTGCAGGCAGCGAGGGGTATTGGCAGCTACGTTTCAATGATACAGACATAGATTTGCACGAATCATTAAACCAAGCACTATTACCCCTAGACAGCAGTTTTCATATTGCCAACAGTAGCGTGATTGGCCCTCAGGTTGGATTGGAAATGGTCGAACAAGGCGGCTTGGCAATTTTGGCTTGTTTCGTTCTGACCTTACTGTATTTGAGCTACCGATTTGAGTGGCGATTAGCGCTAGGTTCTGTTGCGGCGTTGGTTTATGACATTGTCATTGTGCTAGGACTATTTGCGATGACTCACATCGAATTCAACCTGACCGTTTTAGCTGCGTTATTGGCAGTCATGGGCTACTCCCTAAATGACTCGATCATCATTTCAGACAGAATCCGTGAGGTATTTCGTGCGAAGCCAGACGGTGATACCGATACCCTTCTCGACCAGTCCATAGTGTCAACCTTATCACGAACACTAGTCACATCAGGCACCACCTTAGTCACAGTCTCTTCATTGTGGTTATTAGGAGGGAGTGCGCTAGAAGGGTTTGCCATTGCATTGTGCGTCGGTATTTTCAGTGGAACATGGTCCTCTATCTCCATCGGTACGCTATTGCCAACTCGTGTGGGTTTAAAACCAATCCACTATAAACAGGAAGAAACTGAACCACTTCAACACATTCCTTAGATTTTGCTTACTTAGAACGCGATTAGGCAAGAGTTAGTCGTCTGATAGCAACAAAGAATTTCTCTAATTCATGGGCTAAATCACCTATTCACTTTAAGTTAGCAACTTGATTAAACGCATAGCTTTGCGCCTATCGCCTGATAGGTAAAAGCTTAAACATCTAATTTGAAACGAACTGCGTGCTGCAGAGTTAATTGCAATATTCACCCAATTAACTCTCGTTAAAGAACATTAGCGAGCCTTCGGTAACTCAATAAAGGCTCAACGTACTCAAACAAGAATACAAACTGCCACTTGGCATTGTTGCCGTTCTATTTTTCAAATTGTTCGGCGATAACTTACTCACTGGGGCTTATCTCAGTCCGCCTACATCATTCTGGTGTTTGATTAAAACACTTTCAGGGTACTTGTATTGTCAGCAAGAACCCATGTTAACTTGGAGTTCCCATGCAAGAGATTATATCGGCGATTTGGATGCAAGATTTTGATGCTTTGCTTGAATTGAACTCACTGCACGTTTTATTGCTTTTACTGGGCGTCGTGCTTTTTCTCGAGTCGAGTTTTGTTTTTTTACCGCTGCCAGGAGACGGTTTAGTGTTGTTTATTGGAGGTATGGTGGGTTTGGGTGCGATTGATTTTTCAAGCGCCCTACTGCTGCTGACCAGCGCTGCATTTTTAGGCAGTATTGTTGCGTACCTTCAAGGGCGTTGGCTGCACAATACTCAATTCATGCGTAAAGCTGAACAAACACTTCCAGCGGGATCGCTACCCAAAGCCAAAAATCTGTTAAACCAATTTGGATTTTTATCCCTGTTCATTTCTCGTTTTGTTCCATTCGTTCGCGTATTGACCCCAATGCTGATGGGCGTTGCACAACTCAGTTTTATAAGGACGCTTGTCGTCAGCTTCACCAGTTCGATTATGTGGGTCTTCAGTTTGTTGCTGCTAGGAAAGTGGGTCATGCGACACCCATTCGTCTCTCAATACCAAGAATTCATTACAAAATGGTTTTTGATGGGCAGTTTGGTTTTGATGATCGTTGCATTTATCGCAATTTTCATGCGACTTGCAACCAAAAAACGACAACTAAAAATACCCTATTAGACAACGCTGCAACCATATTCTCACTCATTGTCAAAGGTTTCATATATGACATCAATTAACTTAGCTTTTTCGTCAGAAAGTGTGGAAAAGTTGTATTTGGAAATACTAGCATGCCTTACTCCTAGAAAGGCGAAGCAGCTTAACAAAGCAATACTCGGGGCGGAGAATTCCGAACTGCCTTTAGTATTAAGAAACCTCTCTTACCCACAACGTATCGCTACATGGACTCTACTAAACGAAGTGAACCCAAACCTTGCAGCTAGCTTGCTCGAGCACTTGTCAGATCCTGAGCTTTTATGGCTGTTCAGCCAGTTACCTGAAACCACGAGCCTTAAGTTGTTTCAATACTTGCATTCCGCTGACCGTCGATTACTACTAAACGAACTACCCACTGAACTAACAAAACAGCTCAAACAGGCGCTGCCAACAATATGGGAAGATGAAGAACGGGCGGCCTTAAAATACCGACAAGACAACGCAGGAGGAATTTGCAGGAGTGAAACTCTTAAACTACCTTCAGATGCCACCGTCGACAGCTTGAGCGCTAGATTAAGTAATGAAGAACACGGTTTGGATCGACTAGAGTGGCGCTATGTATACTTACACGACACAGAAGGCCGTTATTTAGGCGGACTTAAAATACGATTAAAAGCACACTAGATAAAACGCTGCACCCCGTCATACCTGTCGTTGACGAACAAGGTTTTCAAATTGGCATTGTCGGCTAGAAACATCTTAATGAAGCTCTATATTTACGTTCTAAGCAGCAGATGCTTGAACAATCTGGTGTATTCGGGGGAGATGAATC is a genomic window of Vibrio sp. CB1-14 containing:
- a CDS encoding LysR family transcriptional regulator codes for the protein MKDIKNLDLNLLKLLKAVVETKNTHTAASQLGISQTSVSRGLAKLREVFGDQLFIRKAHGVEPSELAEKLAEAADSMYSPIEKVVESYQNFDPLEFEGDVTIAMQIYFIETYGVGIFEVLREALPKARFHFIYWQDDSLGEVLKGNIDYLIQFDAYPLPQEIYQHHLHRIKLSLIARENHPTLSTTSDWEAIHELPVVRIVFDGINTKRAPIEDLYRAKGYQANISMTTHSVKVLLNKIANSDAILFGSSYMLELQDGLASYPLPAIPKEMQQANICGGYLQTKRGYPLNQLLHQAMQTYFDSVRQPE
- a CDS encoding alkyl/aryl-sulfatase, which gives rise to MNINSKSLTKYFIVGVSLIAPIGVVHAANFTQPQAVYSGAEITLSQYPNGAIVNASLLDSVAKTQPSEAYIKEVTPGVWAIVGYHFGYKAVIEGPNELILFDTGDDVEEALEVIELVRNNISDKPIKTVIYSHSHYAFGTEVIKAKYGDDLKVIGHPDLNKNITQSSGLGAAIPELAPSLYARTLEQFSALLPELGPDGQAPSPLGRTKGFVPVNTPVEHGQTMVIDDIEMVFFTDFDSDSNDQVIVYLPESQTVLNNHLWPTFPNFYTLRGSVYRDPTEWAAGIQFIRSLEPEHLINTHTMHISGKEEIQTALNGYYDAIMYLYDQTLRGILLGKTPEELRYWVQLPKDLAELPHNQMSYGEFSYYPKYIYQYAMGWFGRDAENLNRVAPDVQAGKIVEGFGGVDAVKLELREVLANQEFAWAAELGGYLVKVVPNDTEANQLLADALRQMGYRTEATIPRSWYLTRALQLEDKLQIPQIAFTGVESVIDSPADTYVNQYRVRLDPRVSYGEDQMIAITFNDSDAPTMGLHVRSGVAEFVSDINQYARAPDTNLALTKRAWGDVVV
- a CDS encoding mechanosensitive ion channel family protein, with protein sequence MSLSPRLVWILILLLLIGSNQAFAHKHPELANTASPKATVESFLSASNELINYWQQEKLRTNEADRALAQVIRTMDLSMVPNRTRQVVVMERILLLREVLDRFNEDVFDQLPDDTSNEYWRFKNTDISLIKIDSGERAGQYVFSPITIQQLPRWYRIMEPITYALPDRPNYYQSFIHSPGPLLSKAFIERLPYSAHQLYGPIPLWQWVAVFSVLIICFTALKLSIYLGRKWNQHWEQKNIKWKVGKLISLVSCGFILFITRQVIDQGIWLTGGFYQFLTTCFFLAQFYFTSWLIMALFKYFAALYAYNKHNGKNVDSSLITVLSRIFGGLTIVILGIYVIEYMGFSISPLLAGIGVGGLAVALAIRPVLENVINGLTLYADGGIKIGELCRYGDKLGTIESIGLRSTRIRTLERSLITIPNSEFANMEIDNLERRDKRRMEHTLRVRPELSQSQLKVLIVSIRRLLLQHPETEEEPIRVRFCGVGEFALLINLVCYIRCRDNEEFLSIQEDILFLVTQQIDAVGAQLAFSNQYQLAGKLAATDSELKEKAEQTISQWHDTNNYPFPDFSYEYKYEIKNSTVFPAKTAATRKDGA
- a CDS encoding alpha/beta hydrolase, which gives rise to MMKRYVTKTVTTLSLAGLMTASAVASVTMEKRQVPTPAGVSSSFAAIVDQKVYSMGIPTPSTTEEWLTAREMFDAPQAKVAIEAAERLGVNYERKSFAGVDTYFVTPKNVDSQYQDRWLVHIHGGAFVFGGDDAALREAIWMADGLNAKVISVNYRQPPEHPFPAAIDDAVAVWKELMKTQPAEKTAIFGTSAGGNLTLATTLKLKELELPLPGALFAGTPATDLKETSDSWITLQGLDPLGSRDGLIEAAFDVYAGETPLDNPLLSPVYGDVHDFPPTILISGTRDLLLSDTVRMHRTLRANNVDAELHIYDGQSHGDYIQGLIHDFPESDDAMAELSRFFENHLK
- the secD gene encoding protein translocase subunit SecD, with product MKLKRSTAPINYSAKWKVIVLALSVALMLLSALPSAFGEREALHISNHTHSARPDNIYRYLVDNDIDVHSVHEANDMFVVTFSSSGQQAPAQTLMSEFIQPSETVALTLEPAAPSWLTSLGFQPIKLGLDLRGGVQFLLDVDLTPVFNAHAQSVIDDLRQEFRVRASVESGEVNITQYNEAQLGDIRAHLRTQHPNWTLSQSRERLVISMNEEERRSIRTLTVTQNLQTMRGRIEELGITEAVVQRQGENRIRIELPGVQDPTSAKNIIGATASLAFYHVEPNASARTKVVNDQDGRPVLLHRNSILGGEHIIDARASLGEMGTPEVNITLNSTGGRLMTNHSRSNIGNPMATLYSEYSQSETGHSIEQSEVISVATIQSTLGNRFRITGVGSMQDAQELALLLRAGSLTAPVTIVEERTIGPTLGAENVKNGFAALALGLGFTLLFIACWYRRLGWVANTALTINLVCLFGLLALIPGAVLTLPGIAGLVLTVGMAVDTNVLIFERIKDKMREGRNFAQAIDRGFDSAFSSIFDANLTTMIVAIALYAIGNGPIQGFAITLGLGLLTSLFTGVFASRILINYLWGRDTSHEVKL
- the secF gene encoding protein translocase subunit SecF; this encodes MTKSINVTKIRQLMTIISLILLTLSITSIVARGFNWGLDFTGGVVADIQTNPSVSQVVLKSHLDSALSQDVQLTAAGSEGYWQLRFNDTDIDLHESLNQALLPLDSSFHIANSSVIGPQVGLEMVEQGGLAILACFVLTLLYLSYRFEWRLALGSVAALVYDIVIVLGLFAMTHIEFNLTVLAALLAVMGYSLNDSIIISDRIREVFRAKPDGDTDTLLDQSIVSTLSRTLVTSGTTLVTVSSLWLLGGSALEGFAIALCVGIFSGTWSSISIGTLLPTRVGLKPIHYKQEETEPLQHIP
- a CDS encoding DedA family protein, whose product is MQEIISAIWMQDFDALLELNSLHVLLLLLGVVLFLESSFVFLPLPGDGLVLFIGGMVGLGAIDFSSALLLLTSAAFLGSIVAYLQGRWLHNTQFMRKAEQTLPAGSLPKAKNLLNQFGFLSLFISRFVPFVRVLTPMLMGVAQLSFIRTLVVSFTSSIMWVFSLLLLGKWVMRHPFVSQYQEFITKWFLMGSLVLMIVAFIAIFMRLATKKRQLKIPY